Genomic window (Kazachstania africana CBS 2517 chromosome 10, complete genome):
GACACAGATCTGACCCAGGGAGCAGATTAGTGTCAGGAGTACATGGATGTGGCAAATTGGGCTGTACTTCTGCCGGAAACTTATGTGGACCACCAACAAATCTTATCGATGGCTTGTAAAATTCGGCCAATCTTACTAACGACTGTTTCATGTTAAGCTATTTATTACAGTGTTGTGGCTATACCACAAATCAAATGTCTGCTACAGTTATATATCCACTTGTTTAACGCAGTAGTCCTGACATTGGAGCATCGGAGCTGATGGTAGTCGGACCTTATAAACATCCCCATGTTCCTAAACCTCGATTATGTTTGGCCGTTAACCGGCAACTCGCTCCATGCATTATGCGAACCCTAACTTACACTAAGCTATAGAATTAGACCTATTCAAGCAGCTAAGATTCCAATATCCCACCAGGGCTGGGGGTATAACAACAGGAATCATGCCATTAACAAATATATCCACATAGATACTCATAGTTTGCTTTAGAGCTGGTTTAATACATTAAAAGGCCCTATTATGATACGATATTTTGAATGGGGGTCGGGTTAGGGTCCATCCTCTCGTAGGCTTCGGGTAATTTTATATAGgtcatgaaaataaatttggcTGAATGACAAGCTCATCACATCCATCGTAACACGATCACATGAGGAAGTATGGATAATGGTTCCCGTTTGATCAGCAGATATGACGACAGATTATTAAAAGAGCAGGATAAAGGGCTTGAACAGCAGCCTGTGCTGAAATTATCGCATAAAAACGATTCAATATGGTATAATCCCAAACTCATAGCCGAATACGTACAGCTTCTATTCAATACCATAATAACGTCTTTTCTACTTTATCTCGTGATCAGGTTCCTTATTATGATTAATAATGATGTTCATTTTAGATTAGAAGAGCTAAAACAAGTCGAGCTAAGTAGGATTTCCAACTGTAAATCAGATTACTATAACAACGAATGCCATATGGGTGAAGAGATACCAGCTTTGACTAATCTTTGTAGTAAATGGTACCAGTGTATGAACATAGATATAGAAACTCACAGAGATCTGAGCGAGTCAGCAAAACTTTGGGCTCGTATTCTTGCCGAGGTAATCAATGCTTTTGTATCTGAAATTAGCATGAGATCTCTATTCTTCCTTCTATTCACGATTTGTTCGCTGGTCATAGTCACAAACGTTGCATTTGGTACTTACAGGGTATttcattataataatacaagGTAGTATGCAATTGTAcgtaaatatatataaataaatgcATGCATAACTATTTAGTTTTTAATATCCTTCTCCATTCTTTGAACTCATTTGTTAATACGGCTTCACCATTCAcaatatcatcatattCTGGGTCCTTCGCTGGAATTTCGACTAGATCCAATTCACTTCCACTGAATAAAAGCTTAAAAGGCCTGATTTCGTTAGCATCCGTTTCGAGATGCGCTAAAGTATCGTAAAGCCATCCAATTATTTCTCCATACCATTGGATAGCATCCATACATTGAGCCTTCACCCCCCTATTGGTGAACAATTTAGGAACATCTTCCGTTAGATATTCTTCTATGGACGTAAGATTATAAGATCTATCTCTGAATCCATACGTTATCCGTGGTATGCCAATTAAGAAGCATTGCAGCCAAGTTTTGAATAGTTTCTTCTCAAAATTCTCGATATCCTGGTAACTAGATAAAGACCTGGTACATTTTAATTCGAGATAATGTTTGAGATTATCTGCACCgtcttctttgaaatcataTATACCATCCACTTCACCGCCCATCAGAACTCTGTGCTTACCTATACCTGTTTTCACTACAGATACGTATTCATCGCCATTTGAAACACAGGCATCGGCTCTACTATCAAGACTATCTCTCTCAGTAAATGCTATAGGTTCATTAAGTAGAGTGAGTGCCTCAAATTTGTAACCAGTATAGGAATTGACATCTATCGCATTGCTGAtatcttccttttcattgatttccTTAATAAATACTTGCTTATCAAAAAAGACAACtctaaaattgattttattgaacttGGGATTATGTTCATATGCAACCATTATAAGTTTTCTCAGTATCCCTCTAAATGTAATAACATTGACGTTTAATTTGGAATcatgtttcttttcaacaTCAATCACACATTTAAGTACACCTTCCAATGAACACACATCTTTAATTTGACTCCTTGCATTGATGAAGTTGTTCCGTCCTTGAGCTAAGTTGTACGGTTTCTCTAGTTCAGCATCAGGAAAGTAGTAGTACCTTAAGTTGCAATCATTATCAGTCAATATTTCTCCGTATCTTTCAGAAGTCCTTGAATAAAAGGAAACTTCCCTCGGTTTAGCCGCCGCTTTTGTAGGTTCACTCCTGGTAGTAATAGGTAGGCGATGTATAATTGTCATCGATGCACGTTAAGCTACGCCTGATGCCTCCCTTACTACGAATGGAGTATCTTCTTTGCTTCACACGTCATTAAAACTAGCCGGAATTTTTCACGTCATAATGATAATTAAATCGAAAGCATATGagaaatgaatatattgtatatatatatatatatatgtgcATTCAAAGATTATGGATGATATTGTACCTAACAACAATTTCagtaaatgaaaataaaactCCCACAATGATTACGACTAAAAACCATAGAGTCACTCTagcaatatttttttctgctACTGAATCAACACAAATATCGAAAAACTCTAAGAAGACTTTGCATCGGTCATTTACAACTTGTACTCTCTTATCGATTTCAAGATACTCTCTCATTGCCACATATAAAGGATGCAAACTTGGTTCAATAGACCAGAAGAAGCCTGGTGTATCCAGgatatttgaagataaattgaCATCAACACGAAGCTTAAATAACTTCCCagatttcttcaataattgCTCTCTCTTCATACCCAGTGTACCGAATAGAGCTAATCGCTTCGGTAATTTGATTACCGCTGTGAATAATGGTGAAATTCTGGATTCGaatcttgataatttaGATGATTGAGCGATTGCATACGAAAGTGTTAACTTTATCATATGGTCGTGTGACCTCAACGTTATAATATCGTTGAATATCCTGGGcctttcattattatcctTATTATATTCGAAATGGAATTCTTCTGTCTCAATATCTTGTTCATCGAGCGGTTTTAATACCAACCTCTTggtatcttcaaaaaatgagaTATCTGCTAATACGTTTTTCTCTTGCATTTCTGTGAAATTCCAAAAGACAATAACACCGtaatggaaaatgaaaatttctgcATGCTGatcctcttcttccaaATTAGCTTGTCTTGAACTGGTCAGACTGGAATTTTCAACGTTAGACGTATCCATTGTTTGAGTTGCTGAATCTTCTGCAAAAAATTGCGGTTCACTGGGATCAAATACATCCTGGTTTACTGCATTTATTGAGAGCATATCGGTCGGACCAAGCTCTTCTGTGTTAACTTGATTGACGTTCAGTTTATCATGCGGATTGTTTCTAGTGTCCGGACCACTATTAACTTCATCTTCTACACCTGAAAAGAATTCATAATGATGGTCTCTTTGTTCACTAGTGTCAATCAGTC
Coding sequences:
- the KAFR0J00160 gene encoding DXO/RAI1 family decapping nuclease (similar to Saccharomyces cerevisiae RAI1 (YGL246C); ancestral locus Anc_3.570), whose amino-acid sequence is MTIIHRLPITTRSEPTKAAAKPREVSFYSRTSERYGEILTDNDCNLRYYYFPDAELEKPYNLAQGRNNFINARSQIKDVCSLEGVLKCVIDVEKKHDSKLNVNVITFRGILRKLIMVAYEHNPKFNKINFRVVFFDKQVFIKEINEKEDISNAIDVNSYTGYKFEALTLLNEPIAFTERDSLDSRADACVSNGDEYVSVVKTGIGKHRVLMGGEVDGIYDFKEDGADNLKHYLELKCTRSLSSYQDIENFEKKLFKTWLQCFLIGIPRITYGFRDRSYNLTSIEEYLTEDVPKLFTNRGVKAQCMDAIQWYGEIIGWLYDTLAHLETDANEIRPFKLLFSGSELDLVEIPAKDPEYDDIVNGEAVLTNEFKEWRRILKTK
- the RMD8 gene encoding Rmd8p (similar to Saccharomyces cerevisiae RMD8 (YFR048W); ancestral locus Anc_3.568); the protein is MSYSPNRQNRNGSSTQPSMPKRSPSILVTDSRSSKNRMSAPFAGHAAFGTNSSVDPRTGRPPQGAFNDGNSTKMYRPKVINNTRIRRQPGKFSDISLDNILADNSEVPSGRREERRSNSSWDRFPIGNERLHASSLKKKMMNPLPTRTSKISQKLVLIPEEELQKGRKANFLKEQSHTKRPSLGNIEYNFKKTVNNLPRLTAYNIAEGFNLKVLSNFLEETHDVSPRLYDDCLYVPYILPLLPGRDGFRVKSNISKRIVGGKTLIDRLIDTSEQRDHHYEFFSGVEDEVNSGPDTRNNPHDKLNVNQVNTEELGPTDMLSINAVNQDVFDPSEPQFFAEDSATQTMDTSNVENSSLTSSRQANLEEEDQHAEIFIFHYGVIVFWNFTEMQEKNVLADISFFEDTKRLVLKPLDEQDIETEEFHFEYNKDNNERPRIFNDIITLRSHDHMIKLTLSYAIAQSSKLSRFESRISPLFTAVIKLPKRLALFGTLGMKREQLLKKSGKLFKLRVDVNLSSNILDTPGFFWSIEPSLHPLYVAMREYLEIDKRVQVVNDRCKVFLEFFDICVDSVAEKNIARVTLWFLVVIIVGVLFSFTEIVVRYNIIHNL
- the BRR6 gene encoding Brr6p (similar to Saccharomyces cerevisiae BRR6 (YGL247W); ancestral locus Anc_3.571); the encoded protein is MDNGSRLISRYDDRLLKEQDKGLEQQPVLKLSHKNDSIWYNPKLIAEYVQLLFNTIITSFLLYLVIRFLIMINNDVHFRLEELKQVELSRISNCKSDYYNNECHMGEEIPALTNLCSKWYQCMNIDIETHRDLSESAKLWARILAEVINAFVSEISMRSLFFLLFTICSLVIVTNVAFGTYRVFHYNNTR